AATCACCCCCATCTCGCCGAACAGATCACCGTTGCGCTGCAATTTACCGATGACTTTGCCGTCCTTGATGATATCAAGGGATCCCTTGATAAGAAAATACACCCAGCAGTCATACTCACCCTCCTTAATAATGACCTCATTGGGCTTGTAGGTAAGGAGGTTGCTGAGCTTGAGAAAAGAATTGAGATCATTGTCCGAAAAAATATCAAAACGCTTGATCTGTCGGAGCAGTTCAAGGATTTTGATATTATCGCCATGGTTATTATTATATGTTCGCATAATTGGTGTGATGAGTGATGAGTGATGAGTGATGAAAGCTCTTTCCTTCCCCTGCAGCAATCAATTAATTATTTAAAAATAGTCTTTTGTCAAACAGTTAATCATTGCCAGGATCAACCGACAAGATCAGTCAAAGCG
The genomic region above belongs to Pseudomonadota bacterium and contains:
- a CDS encoding cyclic nucleotide-binding domain-containing protein — translated: MRTYNNNHGDNIKILELLRQIKRFDIFSDNDLNSFLKLSNLLTYKPNEVIIKEGEYDCWVYFLIKGSLDIIKDGKVIGKLQRNGDLFGEMGVIEGSPRSASIRANAESVVLGVDASVIDRKFKTNEIFFCYTIYRLFSEVLAARLRNTTEENTVLRQELRALKEKYQVAEVNPAAENPD